In bacterium, one genomic interval encodes:
- a CDS encoding leucine-rich repeat domain-containing protein translates to MRVLTLWLILTALILWGCERDKTITGATSGSEIVTFPDSALENAVRAALQEPTAPITLGDLEGMTEFEAAEWGITDLTGLENMRSLQRLVLTSNSIDSIPQVAGITTLQEIVLDYNDVDDLGPLQNLPNLRIVRVRGNGAGSLTPLSNSGHLTHLDAAFNGIEDTEPLRSCPQLQVLDLSGNPIPDISFVVDTRLLQSLAITGCPVTDLSPVTFAPNIHDLIIDDTEIQDISPVSALRFLVHFDASYDSLLSLEPLRSLTGITQLMLRDCGLTSIEPLSNLTSITVLMLPGNNITDISPLDNLDELVWLDVANNAITSVEALNDVATLDYVSLSNNFIESVRALEANQGLVEFDQIYLYSNPLSDSSKFVWIPRLVDRGVDVYYQ, encoded by the coding sequence ATGCGCGTGCTTACATTGTGGCTGATCCTGACCGCCCTTATTCTCTGGGGCTGCGAACGCGACAAGACGATAACCGGCGCGACTTCCGGCAGCGAGATCGTGACCTTTCCAGACAGCGCGCTGGAAAACGCTGTGCGGGCCGCGCTGCAGGAGCCGACCGCTCCGATCACGTTGGGCGATTTAGAGGGGATGACCGAATTCGAGGCAGCGGAATGGGGTATCACGGATTTGACCGGGCTTGAGAACATGCGGTCGTTACAGCGGCTGGTCCTGACCAGCAACTCGATTGACAGTATCCCGCAGGTGGCCGGGATTACGACGCTGCAAGAGATTGTGCTGGACTACAATGACGTAGACGATCTCGGGCCGCTGCAGAACCTGCCCAATCTGCGCATTGTGCGTGTTCGGGGGAACGGCGCCGGCAGTCTTACGCCGTTGTCCAACAGCGGCCATTTGACCCATCTTGACGCGGCGTTCAACGGCATCGAGGATACGGAGCCGCTGCGCAGTTGTCCGCAGTTGCAGGTGCTCGATCTCAGCGGCAATCCGATCCCGGACATCAGCTTTGTCGTGGATACGCGGCTCTTGCAGTCGCTGGCGATCACCGGCTGCCCGGTGACGGATCTGAGCCCCGTGACCTTTGCGCCAAATATTCACGATTTGATTATTGACGACACGGAGATACAGGATATTTCGCCGGTCAGCGCGCTTCGATTTCTGGTGCACTTTGACGCGTCGTACGACTCGTTGCTTTCTTTAGAGCCGTTGCGGTCGCTGACGGGGATCACGCAATTGATGCTGCGCGACTGCGGTCTGACATCCATCGAGCCGCTGTCGAACCTGACTTCGATCACGGTTCTGATGCTGCCGGGCAACAACATCACCGATATCTCGCCGCTGGACAATCTTGACGAGTTGGTCTGGCTGGACGTGGCCAATAACGCGATCACGTCCGTAGAAGCATTGAACGACGTGGCGACGCTGGACTACGTGTCGCTGTCGAACAATTTCATCGAGAGTGTGCGCGCTCTGGAGGCCAACCAGGGGTTGGTGGAATTCGATCAGATCTACCTGTACTCCAACCCGCTGTCGGACAGTTCCAAATTTGTGTGGATCCCGCGGCTGGTGGATCGCGGCGTAGACGTTTACTATCAGTAG
- a CDS encoding glycosyltransferase family 4 protein, with amino-acid sequence MRHWLITTTLNNNLLKAKLPPLLAALPDLEITFVSDRVGPPMERVRWVVPPRWLHRLTGRLLSRELVLWREIGRRRVERVMVYNAVPHLLLAYWPARFFGKKLDAHLIAGRLDLDFASRPDVMVNRVVRRLNNPKWIEALVRGIAFRHCSRLFVPGVRARDFLLEMGVPAERIVAIHSAVDPQVYCPDGRERDIDVLVIANLQTRKRPELTVQILEGVLARKPDAKFVWIGDGHMRDEVREWVAASMIREAVQLVGHTDDVLGYDRRAKVYLLNSVSEGLSCATMEAMAAGAVPVTSDAGDMAEVVRSGQTGELIIEGDRPAPYVEAIMRLLDDEALRSGYAEAGRELVIREHSFDAVTRAWRELES; translated from the coding sequence GTGCGGCATTGGCTGATTACTACGACGCTGAACAACAATCTGCTGAAGGCTAAACTGCCGCCGCTATTGGCCGCTCTGCCGGACTTGGAGATTACGTTTGTCAGTGATCGTGTCGGTCCGCCGATGGAGCGCGTGCGCTGGGTCGTGCCGCCGCGCTGGTTGCACCGCCTGACCGGGCGGTTACTATCGCGCGAACTGGTCCTGTGGCGTGAAATTGGCCGGAGGCGCGTGGAGCGTGTCATGGTCTATAATGCCGTGCCGCACCTCCTTCTGGCATATTGGCCCGCGCGGTTTTTTGGAAAGAAGCTCGACGCGCACCTTATCGCGGGACGACTTGATCTCGATTTTGCGAGTCGTCCCGACGTCATGGTTAATCGTGTGGTCCGGCGGCTGAACAATCCGAAGTGGATCGAGGCGCTGGTGCGCGGGATTGCCTTTCGACACTGCTCGCGGCTGTTTGTTCCGGGCGTGCGGGCGCGCGATTTTCTGTTGGAAATGGGAGTGCCTGCGGAGCGGATTGTCGCGATTCACAGTGCCGTGGATCCGCAGGTCTATTGCCCGGACGGTCGGGAACGGGATATTGACGTGCTGGTCATTGCGAATTTACAAACGCGCAAGCGCCCTGAGCTGACGGTGCAGATTCTGGAGGGTGTGTTGGCGCGCAAACCGGATGCTAAGTTCGTCTGGATCGGCGACGGGCACATGCGCGACGAGGTGCGCGAGTGGGTGGCGGCATCTATGATTCGTGAGGCCGTGCAACTGGTTGGGCACACGGACGACGTGCTCGGCTATGACCGGCGCGCGAAGGTCTATCTGCTCAATTCGGTTTCCGAGGGGCTGTCGTGTGCTACAATGGAAGCGATGGCCGCGGGTGCGGTGCCGGTGACCAGCGATGCCGGGGACATGGCTGAAGTGGTGCGCTCGGGTCAGACGGGCGAGTTGATCATCGAGGGCGATCGGCCCGCGCCTTATGTCGAGGCGATTATGAGGCTGCTCGACGATGAAGCCCTGCGCTCAGGCTATGCCGAGGCGGGCCGAGAGCTGGTCATCCGCGAGCACAGCTTTGACGCTGTCACCCGCGCGTGGAGAGAATTGGAGAGTTGA